One Polaribacter sp. KT25b DNA segment encodes these proteins:
- a CDS encoding GNAT family N-acetyltransferase, translating into MEIVIANKSHTVYADIICKTIEDAAQVRGTGIAKRKPEYVATKMENGNAVIALDGDKFAGFCYIEKWGHGKFVANSGLIVHPDYRNIGLAKLIKQVIFNHSRTKFPDAKVFSITTGLAVMKLNTELGYKPVTFSELTDDQSFWDGCKTCRNYDVLTRTERKMCLCTGMLYDPNNKITEDPKEVKENVFKRLKHIKQSLFLKKEKK; encoded by the coding sequence ATGGAAATTGTAATTGCTAACAAATCACATACTGTTTACGCAGATATTATTTGTAAAACCATAGAAGACGCTGCTCAGGTTAGAGGAACAGGTATCGCAAAAAGAAAACCAGAATACGTTGCCACTAAAATGGAAAACGGTAATGCTGTTATTGCTTTAGATGGTGATAAATTTGCAGGATTTTGCTACATAGAAAAATGGGGACATGGAAAATTTGTTGCCAATTCTGGTTTAATTGTACATCCAGATTATAGAAATATAGGATTAGCAAAACTAATTAAGCAAGTAATTTTTAATCATTCTAGAACAAAGTTTCCAGATGCAAAAGTATTTAGTATAACAACTGGTTTAGCTGTTATGAAACTAAATACAGAATTAGGTTACAAACCTGTAACTTTTTCTGAATTAACAGACGATCAAAGTTTTTGGGATGGATGCAAAACTTGTAGAAACTATGATGTCTTAACAAGAACAGAAAGAAAAATGTGCCTATGTACAGGCATGTTATATGATCCGAATAATAAAATTACTGAAGATCCAAAAGAAGTTAAAGAAAATGTTTTTAAAAGACTAAAACATATAAAACAAAGTTTATTCTTAAAAAAAGAAAAAAAATGA